GTGAGCGACTCCGGCAGTGACCACACCGCCAAGGCGGTCCTGCCCCCCACGCGCAAGCGGCCCCGGCTGGCCGCCGGACGGGCCCGGGCGATGGGCCTGCCCACCCGCGGGACGACGAACGCCAACCGGCTGCGCCGGGTGGACCGCTGGCTGGTGGCCACGCAGGTGCCCCGGCTGCGCGACGCGGCCCGCCCGCTGGTGGTCGACCTGGGGTACGGCGCGTCGGCGGTGACGACGCTGGAGCTGGTCTCCCGGCTGGGCGACGAGGTCGACGGCCTGGAGGTGGTGGGCCTGGAGATCGACCCGGAACGGGTGGCGTCGGTCGAGGCCGACCGGGACCCGCCGCGGGTGGACTTCCGGGTGGGCGGCTTCGAGCTGGCCGGGTTGCAGCCGGTGGTGGTGCGGGCGTTCAACGTGCTCCGCCAGTACGACGAGGAGTCCGCCGCCCGGGCCTGGCAGACGATGTGCGCGGCGCTGGGCGCCGGCGGCCTCCTCGTGGAGGGCACCTGCGACGAGTGGGGACGCCGGGCGACCTGGGTGGCGCTGGACGAGTCCGGGCCGCTGACCCTGACGCTGAGCGCGCGGGCCTCGGACCTGGAGCGGCCCTCCGACCTGGCCGAGCGGCTGCCCAAGGCACTGATCCACCACAACGTGCCCGGGCAGCCGGTACATGCGTTCCTGCAGGCCTTCGACGCCGCGTGGGCCGCGGCCGCGGGCTTCTCCACGTTCGGCCCGCGGCAGCGCTGGACGGCCTCGGTCGAGGCGCTGGCCGAGCAGGGCTGGCCGCTGGTGGGCTCCAGCCGGCGCTGGCGGCACGGCGAGACGACCGTCCGCTGGGAGGCCGTCGCACCGGTCTGACCGGCGGCTGCGCGAGGATGGCCGGGTGCACCTGCCCGTGGATCGTCTGGTCGACGC
This sequence is a window from Geodermatophilaceae bacterium NBWT11. Protein-coding genes within it:
- a CDS encoding class I SAM-dependent methyltransferase, coding for MSDSGSDHTAKAVLPPTRKRPRLAAGRARAMGLPTRGTTNANRLRRVDRWLVATQVPRLRDAARPLVVDLGYGASAVTTLELVSRLGDEVDGLEVVGLEIDPERVASVEADRDPPRVDFRVGGFELAGLQPVVVRAFNVLRQYDEESAARAWQTMCAALGAGGLLVEGTCDEWGRRATWVALDESGPLTLTLSARASDLERPSDLAERLPKALIHHNVPGQPVHAFLQAFDAAWAAAAGFSTFGPRQRWTASVEALAEQGWPLVGSSRRWRHGETTVRWEAVAPV